DNA sequence from the Chloroflexota bacterium genome:
CTCGTGAACGATGCCCTGGTTGGCGCCGCCGTCACCGAAGAAGGCGACGGCGACCTGGTCGGAGCCACGCTGCTTGGCGGCCATGGCGGCGCCGACGGCGAGGGGGACGCTGGAGCCGACGACGCCGTTGGCGCCGAGCATGCCCTTCGACATGTCCGCGATGTGCATGGAGCCGCCCTTGCCCTTGTTGGTGCCGGTGGCGCGCTGGAGTATCTCTGCCATCATGCCACGGACGTCGACGCCCTTGGCGATGCAGTGGCCGTGGCCGCGGTGGGTTGAGGCGAGGTAGTCATCGTCGGTGAGGTGGGCGCAGATGCCGGTGGGGACGGCCTCCTGGCCGACGGAGAGGTGGAGGGCGCCCCTGAGGGAGCGCTGGCCGACCTCTGTGAAGGCGCGGAGCTCGAAGTTGCGGATGGTCACCATGGTGGCGAACATCTTGCGGAGGGCTTCCTGGGTGATTTCCATGGTGGGCTCCTGTGTTTGTTCTTTGCGACGGGGGCGGCCCCGCGTCCCCGCCCCTCTGGATTCCTGCCTTCGCAGGAATGACGAGTGGGAGGATGGTCCCGTTCCCCGGCCGTCACGTTGGCGGGGTTCCCCGCCCCCCGCGGCGCTGTCGCGCCCCGTTCCCCCTTCGATTTCCCTCAGGGCGAACGGCCCCTCTTCCCCTCCCCACTGGATTCTTGCCTTCGCAGGAATGATAAGTGTGGGGTTGGCCTTCCCCGGTCTTCGGGGTGGTCGGCCCCGCCCTGCCCATGGATCCCGGCCCCGTATCGCGGTACGGGGCATGCTTTCGCCGGGATGGAGGCGGGGACGGGCGTTAGGTTTGGGCTTGCTGTTGTTGTTCGCGGAGGCGGACGGCTTCCCGGTTGGTGGAGTTTTCTCCCATGTAGATGCCTCGTTCCCACTCCCGCTTGAGGGGGTCCGAGACGTGGATGGTCATGGCGCCGATGTTCTGGATCTCGATGACGCCGGTCTCGCCGTCCTGGAGGGGGCCGAGGCCCTCGTGGTTGGTGCCGCAGCTGAGGACGTCGCCGCTGTTCATGGTCATGATGTTGGTGGCGAACTCGACGAGCTCGGGGACGCGGTGCTCCATGTCGTCGGTAACGTAGTCGTGGCGGAGGTCTCCGTTGTTCCAGAACTTGACCCAGAGGTTGTTGGGCTCGGTGATTTCGTCGGCGGTGGTGATGCAGGGGCCGAGGGGGCCGAAGGTGTCGAAGGACTTGCCCATCCAGCTTCCGGAGCGCCAGGTGCTGCGGCCCTGGGCGCGGGCGGAGACGTCGATCATGCAGGTGTAGCCGAAGACGACGCTGCGCCAGTCATCCTGGGAGACGTCCTTGGCCGGGCCCTTGAAGACGATGCCAAGCTCCGCCTCATGCTGGAACATGTAGGGGCTTGTGTTGTTGGGGAGGACGACGGTGTCGCCGTCGCCGATGACGCAGTCGGGGGACTTGAGGAACATGTTGAGCGGCCTGGGCTCCCGCTCCGCGTGCTCCCAGTAGTTGCCGATGCAGTTGAGCAGCTTGCTGGGGCGGGGGAGGGGCGGGCGGAGGCGGACGGCGTCGAGGGCGATGGCGGGGCCGCCGGCGAGGGCCTGCTCTAGCTGCGGGCGGAGGGAGTCGTAGGCGTCGATGAAGGACTCCATCTG
Encoded proteins:
- a CDS encoding fumarylacetoacetate hydrolase family protein — its product is MRIVRFVPASDANATPSVGLLRDDGVVDVSALVADLPANTPQQQMESFIDAYDSLRPQLEQALAGGPAIALDAVRLRPPLPRPSKLLNCIGNYWEHAEREPRPLNMFLKSPDCVIGDGDTVVLPNNTSPYMFQHEAELGIVFKGPAKDVSQDDWRSVVFGYTCMIDVSARAQGRSTWRSGSWMGKSFDTFGPLGPCITTADEITEPNNLWVKFWNNGDLRHDYVTDDMEHRVPELVEFATNIMTMNSGDVLSCGTNHEGLGPLQDGETGVIEIQNIGAMTIHVSDPLKREWERGIYMGENSTNREAVRLREQQQQAQT